A segment of the Halovivax limisalsi genome:
GGTCCTGCGGTCGCTCTCCGCGTCGAACGAGACCGTCCACGTCTGGTCGGCCGCCTGCGCCGACGGCCGCGAGGCGTACTCGCTGGCCATGCTCGCTCGCGACGATCCGGAGATCGACGAGTCGAGCGTCTACGTCCTCGGCACCGACATCAGCGACCCTGCCCTCGAGACGGCACGGCAGGGCGTGTATCGACGGACCCGAACGACGGATATCGACGACCAGCTCTCGTACCTCGAGACCTACGAGGACTACGTCGAGTGCGAGGACGACTGCGTTCGCATCCGTCCGACGCTCTCCGAAACCGTTCGATTCGAGCGCCACGACCTCATCAACGACGAACCGAAGTCCGGCTTCGATCTCGTTATCTGTCGCAACCTTTTCATCTACATCGACCCGGCGTACAAGGAGTCGATGCTCGAGACGATCGCCCGATCGCTTCGGCCGGGCGGCTACCTGGTCATCGGGAAGGCCGAGACGATTCCGCCGTCGTTGAAGGCCACGTTCACGATCCACGACGGTCGACTGCGGATCTATCGCGTCGATTCGACCGACGGGTCCGCGCCGTCGAACGGCTGACGGGCGAGAGCGACCATCTGATCGCGGTTCGAGAACCGGTTCTTACATTGCGGCGG
Coding sequences within it:
- a CDS encoding CheR family methyltransferase; this translates as MSDEAFDAICSFVESDLGFATSHYNDSYLDRRISSRIRRTNSEGYEAYADLLRSDPDEQTALLDSFSINVTGFFRNPDVWDGVRSVLRSLSASNETVHVWSAACADGREAYSLAMLARDDPEIDESSVYVLGTDISDPALETARQGVYRRTRTTDIDDQLSYLETYEDYVECEDDCVRIRPTLSETVRFERHDLINDEPKSGFDLVICRNLFIYIDPAYKESMLETIARSLRPGGYLVIGKAETIPPSLKATFTIHDGRLRIYRVDSTDGSAPSNG